In Stieleria varia, one genomic interval encodes:
- the ileS gene encoding isoleucine--tRNA ligase — MPDSGSPFQAAAASPRFSELEEQILEFWEQRDIYQQSLRRRADSPPFVFFEGPPTANGMPHPGHCLTRAIKDVFPRYKTMRGFRCERKAGWDTHGLPVEVEVGKELGIHSKEEIEAYGVEPFIQKCQQSVWRYMQQWERLTKRLGFWVDLEKAYVTYHQSYVESVWWSLKNLFDRGLLYQGHKIVWWWAQGGTALSAGEVGQGYRNVADPSVYVLFPLVDQPDRSLLVWTTTPWTLPSNMYAAVHPELEYSLVSDPESGKELYIATALVETIAKKSKRELTTIETCTGKDLIGLRYVPPMDGYYKTLGEVTGELVEPNGDQTQDYHYWRVVSADFVTTDSGSGIVHQAAAFGEVDYEVYDTQRQRFVEGQQPDLLCAIGPDGKFTEAVSEDLIGVWVKDADKPISRDLKERGLMFLQEQYLHDYPFCWRDDNDPLIQYPRRSWFIRTTRFRDMMLKNNSQIGWQPEHIRDGRFGNFLESNVDWALSRERYWGTPLPIWVCDETGRMEAVGSYEELLEKPGIDGTQVWLAAKQENPELVDDLRVHKPYIDAVTYDSPFADGSRMRRVSEVIDCWYDSGAMPFAQWGWPHQNDAAFRSQFPADFISEAIDQTRGWFYSQLAISTMLFGEGASVVEPGSTGIDPSQLGIADQAFPHPFRNCIVLGLMLSQWWENNDDDKKTIVLSEEETKDHKGKNFTKQTGKMSKSLRNYRSPEEIFDRYGADALRWYFFANQAPWNSIIYAEQSIKDSIPEFLLRLWNTFSFFTIYAEIDGFDPTAATGADEQLSPASLASAPKYRPASQRSEIDRWILSELNRTIQIVTERMDQLDNFNACQAITRLLDGLSNWYVRRSRDRFWASDADAPDKHDAYWTLYETLLELTKLVAPFVPFLSETLWQQLTRPFAQSATKPLASVHLCDYPTSIPDRIDRELSESMNLLREIASLGRAARANEKLKVRLPLAEVTVILTDDSKQAWLQSHDALVREELNVKAVHYTTAGEEYVQYTVVPNFKRLGPKVGKQIPLVKKTLATADGNELLAELQSTGFVTLALPEGELKLDSEDIEIRLQAKEGWAAAQGTQCVVVLNTEVTPELQREGIAKDLIRTVQSQRKAIDCQYTDRIRVAVISESDEVALAMSEHRELIMGETLADELTTTALDGVESVACEHGDVYVQICNAAKAGA; from the coding sequence ATGCCAGACTCCGGTTCTCCCTTTCAAGCCGCTGCCGCCAGCCCCCGGTTTTCCGAACTGGAAGAACAAATCCTGGAGTTCTGGGAGCAACGCGACATCTACCAGCAATCGCTGCGTCGCCGCGCCGACTCGCCGCCCTTCGTTTTTTTCGAAGGCCCCCCCACGGCCAACGGCATGCCCCACCCCGGACACTGCCTGACCCGGGCAATCAAGGACGTGTTCCCCCGCTACAAGACCATGCGGGGATTTCGCTGTGAGCGCAAAGCCGGCTGGGACACGCACGGATTGCCCGTCGAAGTCGAGGTGGGCAAGGAACTGGGCATCCACAGCAAAGAGGAAATCGAAGCCTACGGGGTCGAGCCTTTCATCCAAAAATGCCAACAAAGTGTTTGGCGTTACATGCAACAGTGGGAGCGGCTGACCAAACGGCTCGGTTTCTGGGTCGACCTGGAAAAGGCCTACGTGACTTACCATCAGTCCTACGTCGAAAGCGTTTGGTGGAGCCTCAAAAACCTCTTCGATCGCGGACTGCTCTACCAAGGACACAAGATCGTTTGGTGGTGGGCTCAGGGCGGTACCGCCTTGTCTGCGGGCGAAGTCGGCCAGGGGTACCGCAACGTTGCCGACCCCAGCGTGTACGTGCTTTTTCCATTGGTCGATCAACCCGATCGCAGCTTGCTGGTCTGGACCACCACTCCGTGGACGCTACCCAGCAACATGTACGCTGCCGTGCATCCCGAACTGGAGTACTCACTGGTCAGTGACCCCGAGTCGGGCAAAGAGCTGTACATCGCTACCGCGCTGGTGGAAACGATCGCCAAGAAGAGCAAACGGGAACTCACGACGATCGAGACTTGCACGGGCAAAGACCTCATCGGTCTGCGTTACGTCCCACCGATGGACGGATACTACAAGACACTCGGTGAAGTCACCGGCGAGCTGGTCGAGCCAAACGGCGATCAAACGCAAGACTACCACTACTGGCGAGTCGTCTCCGCGGACTTCGTCACCACCGACAGCGGTTCGGGCATCGTTCACCAAGCCGCCGCGTTCGGCGAAGTCGACTATGAAGTTTACGACACCCAGCGTCAACGATTCGTCGAGGGACAGCAGCCCGATCTGCTCTGCGCTATCGGACCCGACGGTAAGTTCACCGAAGCCGTCTCGGAGGATTTGATCGGGGTTTGGGTCAAGGACGCCGACAAACCGATTTCGCGTGACCTCAAGGAACGCGGTTTGATGTTCTTGCAAGAACAATACTTGCACGATTATCCGTTCTGCTGGCGCGACGACAACGATCCCCTGATCCAGTACCCGCGACGCAGTTGGTTCATCCGAACGACGCGTTTTCGCGACATGATGCTCAAAAACAATTCGCAGATCGGTTGGCAACCCGAACACATCCGCGACGGACGCTTTGGCAATTTCCTGGAGTCGAATGTCGACTGGGCGCTCTCGCGTGAACGCTATTGGGGCACGCCGCTGCCGATCTGGGTATGTGACGAAACCGGACGGATGGAAGCGGTCGGCAGCTACGAGGAACTGCTCGAAAAACCAGGCATCGACGGCACCCAAGTCTGGTTGGCCGCCAAACAAGAAAACCCCGAGTTGGTCGACGACTTGCGAGTTCACAAACCGTACATCGATGCGGTCACCTATGATTCGCCCTTCGCCGACGGCTCACGCATGCGTCGGGTCAGCGAAGTCATCGATTGCTGGTACGACAGCGGCGCGATGCCCTTCGCCCAGTGGGGATGGCCACACCAAAACGATGCCGCGTTCCGCTCGCAGTTCCCCGCCGATTTCATCAGCGAAGCCATCGATCAGACCCGCGGATGGTTTTACAGCCAACTGGCGATCAGCACGATGCTCTTTGGCGAAGGAGCCTCGGTCGTCGAACCCGGCTCGACCGGCATCGATCCATCGCAACTCGGCATCGCCGATCAAGCGTTTCCGCATCCGTTCCGCAATTGCATCGTGCTGGGACTGATGCTCTCGCAATGGTGGGAGAACAACGACGATGACAAGAAGACGATCGTTCTGAGCGAAGAGGAAACGAAGGATCACAAGGGGAAGAACTTCACCAAGCAGACCGGCAAAATGTCCAAGAGCTTGCGAAACTATCGCAGCCCCGAGGAAATCTTTGACCGCTACGGTGCCGATGCCCTGCGATGGTATTTCTTTGCCAATCAAGCGCCGTGGAACTCGATCATCTACGCCGAGCAATCGATCAAGGATTCCATCCCCGAGTTCCTGCTGCGTCTTTGGAACACCTTCAGTTTCTTTACCATCTACGCCGAGATCGACGGGTTTGATCCGACCGCCGCGACCGGTGCGGACGAGCAACTCTCGCCAGCAAGCCTCGCGTCGGCGCCCAAGTATCGCCCGGCATCGCAGCGCAGTGAGATCGACCGCTGGATCCTTTCGGAATTGAACCGAACGATCCAGATCGTCACGGAGCGGATGGATCAACTGGACAACTTCAATGCCTGTCAAGCGATCACACGTTTGTTGGACGGATTGAGCAATTGGTACGTCCGCCGCAGTCGCGATCGTTTCTGGGCCAGCGATGCCGATGCACCGGACAAGCATGACGCGTACTGGACGCTGTACGAAACACTGCTGGAGCTGACCAAGCTCGTCGCACCGTTTGTTCCTTTCCTGTCCGAGACCCTTTGGCAACAATTGACGCGACCGTTCGCTCAGTCGGCAACCAAGCCACTGGCCAGCGTTCACCTCTGCGACTACCCCACCAGCATTCCCGATCGCATCGACCGGGAGCTTTCCGAATCGATGAACCTGCTGCGTGAGATCGCTTCCTTGGGTCGCGCCGCACGTGCCAACGAAAAGCTCAAGGTGCGACTGCCGCTCGCCGAGGTCACGGTGATTCTGACCGACGACTCCAAGCAAGCATGGCTGCAAAGTCACGACGCGTTGGTCCGCGAGGAACTCAACGTCAAAGCGGTTCACTACACGACCGCCGGCGAAGAATACGTCCAGTACACGGTCGTCCCCAATTTCAAACGATTGGGACCAAAGGTCGGCAAACAGATCCCGCTGGTGAAAAAGACGCTCGCCACCGCGGATGGCAATGAATTGCTGGCCGAATTGCAAAGCACGGGCTTTGTCACACTTGCTCTGCCCGAGGGTGAACTGAAGCTTGACAGCGAAGACATCGAGATCCGATTGCAAGCCAAAGAGGGCTGGGCCGCAGCGCAAGGCACCCAGTGCGTGGTCGTGCTCAATACCGAGGTCACCCCGGAACTGCAACGCGAAGGCATCGCCAAGGATTTGATCCGCACGGTGCAAAGCCAACGCAAGGCGATCGATTGTCAGTACACCGATCGCATCCGCGTGGCCGTGATCAGTGAGTCCGATGAAGTCGCCTTGGCGATGTCCGAGCATCGTGAGCTGATCATGGGCGAAACGCTGGCCGACGAATTGACGACCACCGCTCTGGATGGCGTCGAAAGTGTTGCTTGTGAACACGGTGACGTGTACGTCCAGATCTGTAACGCGGCAAAGGCTGGCGCGTGA
- the purN gene encoding phosphoribosylglycinamide formyltransferase, whose protein sequence is MNSSPLPIAVFLSGGGRTLENLLLHRDQHDLPIDVRLVISSRSDVRGLTIAQDAGIPTLVVRKSQFGDQEAKYSQAMFEPVRQSGARYVVMAGFLKHVLIPDDFDHRVINIHPSLLPAFGGQGMFGHHVHQAAIDRGVTISGCTVHFVDNHYDNGPIILQKSCEVLPDDTADRLAARVFEKECEALPEALRKLAAHPPSTSAFRTSAFPG, encoded by the coding sequence ATGAACAGCTCGCCCCTGCCCATAGCTGTCTTCCTCAGTGGAGGAGGACGCACGCTGGAAAACCTGCTGCTGCATCGCGATCAGCATGACTTGCCGATCGATGTGCGTTTGGTCATCAGCAGCCGATCCGACGTACGCGGTCTGACGATCGCGCAAGACGCGGGTATTCCGACATTGGTGGTTCGCAAATCACAGTTCGGCGATCAGGAGGCGAAATACAGCCAAGCCATGTTTGAGCCGGTTCGTCAGTCCGGTGCCCGTTATGTGGTCATGGCGGGTTTCCTAAAACACGTCTTGATTCCGGATGATTTTGATCATCGCGTGATCAACATCCATCCATCACTTTTGCCCGCGTTCGGCGGTCAAGGCATGTTCGGACATCACGTGCATCAAGCCGCCATCGATCGCGGGGTCACCATCAGCGGCTGCACCGTGCACTTTGTCGACAATCACTACGACAACGGCCCGATCATCTTGCAAAAATCTTGCGAGGTGCTGCCCGACGACACCGCCGATCGCTTGGCCGCCCGTGTGTTCGAGAAAGAATGCGAGGCGCTGCCCGAAGCCCTCCGCAAACTCGCCGCACATCCACCCAGTACGTCAGCCTTTCGTACGTCAGCCTTTCCAGGCTGA